A stretch of the Terriglobales bacterium genome encodes the following:
- a CDS encoding pyridoxamine 5'-phosphate oxidase family protein yields MPTVTRPHAPGYGIVGPKEGKLLPWTWAAERLSNARNYFISTVRPDGSPHVMIVWGLWMDDAFYFSTGRKSRKGRNLADNPRCVVCPEDGKEAVIMEGSAEEVSDEEARTEFIEAYYAKYQWDIPKNEPIFAVHPQVVFGLIEKEFTTSATRWTFEKQQAAVGR; encoded by the coding sequence ATGCCCACTGTTACCCGCCCCCACGCACCCGGTTATGGGATAGTCGGCCCTAAGGAGGGCAAGCTACTCCCTTGGACATGGGCTGCGGAACGCCTCTCCAATGCCCGTAATTACTTCATTTCCACCGTGCGCCCGGATGGCTCCCCTCACGTCATGATCGTCTGGGGCCTCTGGATGGACGACGCTTTCTATTTCAGCACCGGGCGCAAGAGCCGCAAAGGACGCAACCTTGCAGACAATCCGCGATGCGTAGTGTGTCCCGAGGACGGCAAGGAAGCCGTGATCATGGAAGGCTCCGCAGAAGAAGTCAGCGATGAAGAAGCGCGGACGGAATTCATTGAGGCTTACTACGCCAAATACCAGTGGGACATTCCCAAGAATGAGCCGATATTCGCCGTGCATCCACAGGTAGTCTTCGGTCTCATCGAGAAGGAGTTCACCACCAGCGCCACACGCTGGACCTTCGAGAAGCAGCAAGCAGCAGTTGGCCGCTAG
- the purU gene encoding formyltetrahydrofolate deformylase — protein MSDTAVLLLSCPGVLARKGVVAAISNFIIAHNGSILHSDDHQDQPSDLFLSRLEWDLTGFSLSLDDFQQHFQPVADRFQIQYRLALGSKRPRVGILVSSYDHCLSDLLYRHHTGELACDIPLIIANHEKAKRLADFHSIPFHYVATPKDAPRSESENRILALLDAHQVDLVVLARYMQILTSSIVEKYPWRIINIHHSFLPAFVGAKPYHQAFDRGVKLIGATSHYVTAGLDEGPIIEQDVARVSHRDRVEDLIQKGRDLEKLVLSRAVRWHIENRILLYANKTVVFL, from the coding sequence ATGAGCGACACCGCAGTCCTGCTTCTCAGCTGTCCTGGAGTTTTGGCACGAAAAGGTGTAGTCGCGGCCATCTCCAACTTCATCATTGCGCACAACGGAAGCATCCTCCACTCCGATGATCATCAGGACCAGCCAAGCGATCTCTTTCTCTCGCGGCTGGAGTGGGACCTTACCGGCTTTAGTCTTTCGCTGGATGACTTCCAGCAACATTTCCAGCCAGTCGCAGACCGCTTTCAGATTCAATACCGCCTGGCATTAGGCTCCAAGCGTCCGCGAGTCGGCATTCTCGTTTCCAGCTACGATCACTGCCTTTCCGACCTGCTGTATCGGCACCACACCGGGGAGTTGGCCTGCGATATTCCGTTGATCATCGCCAACCACGAGAAAGCCAAACGCCTGGCCGATTTCCATTCCATACCGTTTCACTATGTGGCCACACCGAAGGATGCACCCCGCAGCGAATCAGAAAACCGAATCTTGGCCCTGCTCGATGCGCATCAGGTGGACTTGGTCGTGCTCGCGCGTTACATGCAGATTCTCACGTCCAGCATCGTGGAAAAGTATCCCTGGAGGATCATTAATATTCATCATTCCTTCCTGCCGGCATTCGTCGGCGCCAAGCCTTATCACCAGGCCTTTGATCGCGGCGTCAAGCTGATTGGCGCCACCAGCCATTACGTTACTGCCGGCCTCGACGAAGGCCCAATCATCGAGCAGGATGTAGCCCGCGTCTCGCACCGCGACCGGGTGGAGGACTTGATCCAGAAAGGCCGTGATCTCGAGAAACTCGTATTGTCGCGGGCAGTGCGCTGGCACATCGAAAATCGTATTTTGTTGTATGCGAATAAGACCGTGGTGTTTTTGTAG
- the tsaE gene encoding tRNA (adenosine(37)-N6)-threonylcarbamoyltransferase complex ATPase subunit type 1 TsaE: MPRYSQSVTEEFATQSADETIELGRQIARELKPPCLVLLRGDLGAGKTTLVKGIAEGLDAASQDNVTSPTFTLIHEYRGPDVSVFHVDLYRIDTPRELETLGLDDLIGENRNVVLIEWGEKFPRFLRERDIEIRLERTGADDRKITLTTAATDCTDHTDRIR; encoded by the coding sequence TTGCCGCGATATTCTCAAAGCGTGACAGAAGAATTCGCTACTCAATCCGCGGATGAGACCATCGAGCTTGGACGCCAAATCGCTCGCGAGCTCAAGCCGCCCTGCCTCGTTCTATTGCGTGGCGATTTGGGAGCTGGCAAGACGACATTAGTAAAGGGTATTGCAGAAGGACTCGATGCCGCTTCGCAGGATAACGTCACCAGCCCTACGTTCACGCTAATCCACGAATACCGAGGGCCGGATGTAAGCGTATTTCATGTCGATCTCTACCGCATCGACACACCGCGCGAATTGGAAACGCTGGGGCTGGACGACCTCATCGGCGAGAACCGCAATGTTGTTTTGATCGAATGGGGAGAGAAGTTTCCGCGTTTTCTGCGCGAGCGAGATATCGAGATCAGGCTCGAGCGCACCGGAGCAGATGACCGCAAGATTACCCTTACAACTGCAGCCACGGATTGCACGGATCACACGGATCGGATCAGGTAA
- a CDS encoding NAD(P)H-hydrate dehydratase translates to MKITTAEEMREIDRDTSERFGVPSLTLMENAGTAVADFATSHFGGARRVGIVCGKGNNGGDGFVAARKLSEAFRQVEVLLLADPEELKGDAAEMFGRMKLQPVVARDSAGLRTSAAQQVFQGDLIIDAILGTGFRPPVTGLYAEAIAAMNASGRPVLAVDIPSGADADAFTLRDSNALRARADGIVTFTAPRPAHVFAELTRGETMVAPIGSPAEAIASDLRLHVIRPADFADFVALRPAEGQKGNYGHALVIGGSVGKAGAAAMAGISALRSGAGLSTVATAKSVLPTVAGFHPELMSEPLAETDAGTISLAALDYGRLDGIAGGKDVIALGPGISRNPDTVQFVRAVVDKYPTSIVVDADGLNAFEKFAHKLSGRSRLLVLTPHPGEMSRLTGLSISEIQQDRIGVARKFACEHHCVLVLKGHRTLVAFEDGNVWANVTGNPGMASGGSGDILTGMIAGFVAQAKSVDQPDAKLMAVLAAVYLHGLGGDFARERLGEHSLIASDILAGLPQAFEQAREDAREERFSFHG, encoded by the coding sequence TTGCCGATTTCGCCACGTCCCATTTCGGTGGCGCGCGGCGGGTTGGCATCGTCTGCGGCAAAGGCAACAACGGTGGTGACGGATTCGTGGCTGCACGCAAGCTGAGCGAAGCCTTTCGCCAGGTCGAGGTGTTGCTGCTGGCCGATCCAGAGGAACTGAAGGGCGATGCCGCCGAGATGTTCGGGCGAATGAAATTGCAACCGGTCGTGGCGCGCGACTCCGCCGGGCTGCGCACCTCCGCGGCGCAGCAGGTGTTTCAGGGAGATCTGATCATCGATGCGATCCTGGGCACGGGGTTCCGCCCGCCGGTTACGGGTCTCTATGCCGAGGCGATCGCCGCAATGAACGCTTCCGGCAGGCCGGTCCTGGCAGTGGACATCCCCTCCGGCGCCGATGCCGATGCATTCACGTTGCGTGACTCCAACGCGCTGCGCGCCCGCGCCGATGGCATCGTGACGTTCACTGCACCGCGCCCTGCTCATGTTTTCGCGGAGCTAACCCGCGGGGAGACGATGGTGGCCCCAATCGGCTCGCCGGCAGAGGCGATCGCGTCTGATCTGCGCCTGCACGTGATCAGGCCTGCGGATTTTGCGGATTTCGTGGCGTTGCGGCCGGCGGAAGGTCAGAAAGGAAATTACGGACACGCGCTGGTAATTGGCGGATCGGTGGGCAAGGCGGGCGCGGCTGCCATGGCTGGAATTTCCGCTTTGCGTAGCGGTGCAGGCCTTTCAACTGTGGCGACTGCGAAATCGGTGCTGCCGACAGTGGCGGGCTTCCATCCCGAACTCATGAGCGAGCCGCTGGCGGAGACTGATGCGGGAACGATCTCGCTGGCGGCCCTCGATTACGGTCGTCTCGACGGGATTGCCGGCGGCAAAGACGTCATCGCCCTTGGCCCGGGCATCTCCCGCAATCCCGACACCGTGCAGTTCGTGCGCGCCGTGGTGGATAAATATCCGACCTCGATCGTTGTCGATGCAGATGGCCTGAACGCTTTTGAGAAATTTGCCCATAAGCTGAGTGGCCGCTCGCGGCTGCTGGTGTTGACTCCCCACCCGGGCGAGATGTCGCGACTGACTGGATTATCCATTTCGGAAATTCAGCAGGATCGTATCGGTGTCGCGCGGAAGTTCGCCTGCGAGCACCATTGCGTGCTTGTGCTCAAAGGGCATCGAACGCTGGTCGCATTCGAGGATGGCAATGTGTGGGCGAACGTGACAGGCAATCCGGGGATGGCTTCAGGAGGGAGCGGCGATATTCTTACGGGCATGATCGCAGGCTTCGTGGCGCAGGCGAAATCCGTAGATCAGCCAGACGCCAAGCTTATGGCGGTGCTGGCCGCAGTGTACCTGCATGGTCTGGGCGGGGATTTTGCGCGCGAACGTTTGGGAGAACACTCGCTGATTGCCAGCGACATTCTCGCCGGCCTGCCTCAGGCATTCGAACAGGCCAGGGAGGACGCCAGGGAGGAAAGGTTCAGCTTTCACGGATGA